A stretch of the Tautonia marina genome encodes the following:
- a CDS encoding FG-GAP-like repeat-containing protein, whose protein sequence is MRGHWWISGPAFLLIVGGLAWCSVRTWGPDLLDGRFGGNRPDSSSNRPNTAEPSWDAILDATRAQQWPRVEALLRDWIDRRDDDGRARLMLAQLLVSSNREGEAARTLAAVGQDDPAFAEARTFLGEMALAASDAPRAELAFRQAAEADPNAVSPRGRLIYLLSLQLRTAEAREALWEIFEATGEPGVLIDLVLEATKAEIDVRGIGPEIEQFLRQSPDDPFLRRAHGLALLWQGELTEALPHLEAAAEALVDDPLGRFSLAECRAQLGLPVRLPEDLGSIPDPPADAARWWLFLGRLQETESPEAAVESFRNAVALNPESAEAHHRLSQSLAAVGDPSAEETALRADTLRQRWADLRRTFTDLRSHGFEASASFYTSLGDQCRDASLIPEARHWYELALTLDSTSPARSSLAAIADRSAPSPVARSHPRRTASAVASAERSAITPQATPVLSSPIQFKDVASSAGIAFQYDHGPRDEMYLADTMGGGVGLIDYDGDGRLDLYFVNGCPMPYDRDDPPQPNRLYRNLGDWRFEDVSEAAGVGGFGYGMGCAVADYDNDGHDDLFVTGLDRTVLYRNQGDGTFEDVTEAAGVGSDRWTTAAGFGDLDADGDLDLYVVTYVEDDSANPRPCRDHSGKPIHCSPGMYEAQQDLLFRNNGDGTFTDISAEAGIEAPAGRGLGLAIADLDGDGRLDLYVANDASPDFFFRNLGGLRFEEFGAPSGLALDGSGHATASMGVVADDLNGDGLIDIFHTNFLNEANTLHTNLGAGQFADASLTAGLATPSLAVTGFGAAALDADNDGHLDLFVANGHVDDQPWVNSPMPQLPQLYLGQSGGRFTRLPTETFPYLGRPVVGRGLAAGDLDSDGRVDLVVVHRGAPAAMLRNVTNGGHWLGLQLVGVESGRTPVGTRVVVTADGRSQTRWLNSGTSYLSSNDSRLWFGLGSSESIDRIEIHWPSGQTQVVSSLGVNCLYELQEGAAPRASVSDASEAPEFP, encoded by the coding sequence ATGCGAGGACATTGGTGGATCAGCGGCCCGGCCTTCCTTTTGATCGTCGGCGGCCTGGCCTGGTGCTCAGTCCGAACCTGGGGGCCGGACCTGCTTGACGGGCGATTCGGAGGCAACCGCCCCGACAGCTCCTCAAACCGCCCCAACACCGCCGAACCCTCGTGGGACGCCATCCTCGACGCCACCCGAGCCCAGCAATGGCCCCGGGTCGAAGCCTTGCTCCGAGACTGGATCGACCGCCGAGACGACGACGGCCGGGCACGCCTGATGCTCGCTCAGCTCCTCGTCTCCTCGAACCGAGAAGGCGAGGCCGCGCGCACCCTCGCCGCCGTCGGGCAAGACGACCCTGCCTTCGCCGAGGCCCGCACCTTCCTCGGCGAGATGGCCCTGGCCGCCTCCGATGCCCCCCGCGCCGAACTCGCCTTCCGCCAGGCCGCCGAGGCCGACCCGAACGCCGTCTCCCCCCGAGGCCGCCTGATCTACCTGCTCAGCCTCCAGCTTCGCACCGCCGAGGCCCGCGAAGCCCTCTGGGAGATTTTCGAGGCCACCGGCGAGCCCGGCGTCCTGATCGACCTGGTCCTCGAAGCCACCAAGGCCGAAATCGACGTCCGGGGCATCGGGCCGGAAATCGAACAGTTCCTCCGCCAATCCCCCGACGACCCGTTTCTCCGTCGCGCTCACGGCCTTGCCCTGCTCTGGCAAGGTGAGCTGACCGAGGCTCTCCCGCATCTGGAAGCCGCCGCCGAGGCCCTGGTTGACGACCCGCTCGGCCGCTTCTCCCTGGCCGAGTGCCGCGCCCAGCTCGGTTTGCCGGTCAGGCTTCCCGAGGACCTCGGCTCGATTCCCGATCCCCCGGCCGACGCCGCCCGCTGGTGGCTCTTTCTCGGACGGCTCCAGGAAACCGAGAGCCCCGAGGCTGCGGTCGAGAGTTTTCGGAACGCCGTGGCGCTGAATCCTGAGTCGGCCGAGGCCCACCACCGGCTTTCCCAGAGCCTCGCCGCCGTCGGCGATCCCTCGGCCGAAGAAACCGCTCTCCGCGCCGACACCTTGCGGCAACGCTGGGCCGATCTGCGGCGAACCTTCACCGACCTGCGCAGTCATGGCTTCGAGGCAAGTGCGTCGTTCTATACCAGCCTCGGCGATCAGTGTCGGGATGCCTCCTTGATTCCCGAAGCGCGTCATTGGTACGAACTGGCCCTCACACTCGACTCCACGTCTCCCGCGCGATCCTCCCTGGCAGCGATCGCCGATCGATCCGCCCCCTCTCCGGTCGCTCGCTCCCATCCCCGCCGTACGGCCTCGGCCGTCGCTTCGGCCGAACGCTCGGCGATCACTCCCCAAGCAACCCCCGTCCTCTCCTCGCCGATCCAGTTCAAGGACGTTGCCTCCTCGGCCGGCATCGCGTTTCAATACGATCATGGCCCCCGCGACGAAATGTATCTGGCCGACACGATGGGCGGCGGCGTGGGCCTGATTGATTATGACGGCGACGGCCGGCTCGACCTCTATTTCGTCAACGGCTGCCCGATGCCCTATGATCGCGACGACCCGCCGCAGCCCAATCGGCTCTACCGGAACCTCGGGGATTGGCGATTTGAGGACGTCTCCGAGGCGGCCGGCGTCGGCGGCTTCGGCTACGGCATGGGATGCGCGGTGGCCGATTATGACAACGACGGTCATGACGACCTGTTCGTCACCGGTCTCGATCGCACGGTTCTCTATCGAAACCAGGGAGACGGAACGTTCGAGGACGTGACCGAAGCGGCCGGAGTCGGCTCGGATCGCTGGACAACCGCCGCAGGGTTTGGCGACCTCGACGCGGACGGCGACCTGGACCTTTACGTCGTCACCTACGTCGAGGACGATTCCGCCAATCCCCGGCCCTGCCGCGATCACTCCGGCAAGCCGATTCACTGTTCTCCGGGCATGTACGAGGCCCAGCAGGACCTTCTGTTCCGCAACAACGGTGACGGCACCTTCACCGACATCTCCGCCGAGGCCGGGATCGAGGCCCCCGCCGGGCGCGGCCTTGGCCTGGCCATCGCCGACCTCGACGGCGACGGCCGGCTCGACCTCTACGTGGCCAACGACGCCTCACCGGACTTCTTCTTTCGCAATCTCGGCGGGCTGCGCTTTGAGGAATTCGGAGCGCCGTCAGGACTGGCGCTCGACGGCTCCGGGCATGCCACCGCCAGCATGGGGGTCGTCGCCGACGATCTGAACGGCGATGGCCTGATCGACATCTTTCACACAAACTTCTTGAACGAGGCAAACACCCTGCACACCAACCTTGGTGCCGGGCAGTTCGCCGACGCAAGCCTGACCGCCGGCCTGGCGACTCCTAGCCTTGCCGTCACCGGCTTCGGAGCCGCGGCGCTCGACGCCGACAACGACGGTCACCTCGACCTGTTCGTCGCCAACGGCCACGTCGACGACCAACCCTGGGTCAACAGCCCGATGCCGCAACTGCCGCAACTGTACCTGGGCCAATCCGGCGGCCGGTTCACCCGGCTCCCCACCGAGACGTTTCCCTATCTCGGCCGCCCGGTCGTCGGTCGCGGGCTAGCCGCGGGCGACCTCGACAGCGACGGCCGCGTCGATCTCGTCGTGGTCCACCGTGGTGCTCCGGCAGCCATGTTGCGAAATGTCACCAACGGGGGCCACTGGCTCGGGCTCCAGCTCGTCGGGGTCGAGTCGGGCCGGACCCCGGTCGGAACCCGGGTCGTGGTCACGGCCGATGGCCGCAGTCAAACCCGATGGCTCAACTCGGGCACCAGTTACCTTTCCTCCAACGATTCGAGGCTCTGGTTCGGCCTCGGATCCTCGGAATCGATCGATCGGATCGAGATCCACTGGCCCTCCGGTCAGACGCAAGTCGTTTCGTCGCTGGGCGTGAATTGCCTCTACGAACTCCAGGAAGGAGCGGCCCCCCGCGCCTCGGTTTCCGACGCGTCCGAAGCCCCTGAGTTCCCGTGA
- a CDS encoding DUF1559 domain-containing protein codes for MVRTHSAANRRGFTLIELLVVIAIIGVLIALLLPAVQSAREAARRAQCTNNLKQLALAMQNYHDVNNSFPMGDSYQLGTSQNWVRQNFGPFVAMTQFYEQGNVFNSLNTSIMIYYAANSTTNGIAVNTLWCPSDAEVVGLRYPGNPGDGWDDSPIPMTYSSYAAQSGVTYYHAPRLGSNPGLYGSNNGLFLHAGRPPGRASTEPSGKVFGIAAIRDGTSNTIMISDKSYGRIAQGTGDQFGPNWWTSGLIGDTTYGAIFPPNFFKSVDAALTLPQYYPEQGVGANFIATANSFHPGGVNSAFCDGSVRFIKDTVNSWNPLNVRYNGRTAPYTDAAGGPLPPLGVWQALHTINGGEVLSADQF; via the coding sequence ATGGTCCGAACGCATTCGGCCGCGAATCGTCGTGGCTTTACCTTGATCGAATTGCTCGTCGTCATCGCCATCATCGGCGTGCTCATCGCTTTGCTTCTGCCTGCCGTTCAGAGTGCCCGAGAGGCCGCTCGCCGCGCGCAGTGCACCAACAACCTGAAACAGCTCGCCCTGGCGATGCAGAACTATCACGACGTCAACAACAGCTTCCCGATGGGGGACTCGTATCAGCTCGGCACCAGCCAGAACTGGGTCCGCCAGAACTTCGGGCCGTTCGTGGCGATGACCCAGTTCTATGAACAGGGCAACGTCTTCAACTCGCTGAACACCAGCATCATGATTTACTACGCCGCGAACAGCACCACCAACGGCATCGCCGTGAACACGCTGTGGTGCCCCAGCGACGCCGAAGTTGTTGGTCTCCGTTACCCCGGAAACCCCGGTGACGGTTGGGACGACAGCCCGATCCCGATGACCTACAGCAGCTACGCCGCCCAGAGCGGTGTCACCTACTACCACGCCCCCCGTCTCGGCAGTAACCCGGGCCTCTATGGCTCGAACAACGGTCTGTTCCTGCACGCCGGCCGTCCCCCCGGCCGCGCCTCGACCGAACCGAGTGGCAAGGTCTTCGGCATCGCCGCCATTCGTGACGGCACCAGCAACACCATCATGATCAGCGACAAGTCGTACGGCCGGATCGCCCAGGGGACCGGCGACCAGTTCGGGCCGAACTGGTGGACCTCCGGGCTGATCGGCGACACGACCTACGGCGCGATCTTCCCGCCGAACTTCTTCAAGAGCGTCGACGCCGCCCTGACCCTGCCTCAGTACTATCCCGAGCAGGGCGTGGGCGCCAACTTCATCGCCACGGCCAACAGCTTCCACCCCGGCGGGGTCAACTCGGCCTTCTGCGACGGCTCGGTCCGCTTCATCAAGGACACCGTCAACTCCTGGAACCCGCTGAACGTCCGCTACAATGGCCGAACCGCGCCCTACACCGACGCGGCCGGCGGACCGCTGCCCCCGCTCGGCGTCTGGCAGGCGCTGCACACGATCAATGGTGGTGAAGTCCTCAGCGCCGACCAGTTCTGA
- a CDS encoding FG-GAP-like repeat-containing protein, translating into MRPRWAWLAALVLAVGFGVSVWFVRDAQNRRFEQSLGEAREALLDGRLATARRQLAELADHRPTHGETLYLLGLCEQQLGNPSRAEEAWQRIPADAPDLGPALVQWAEIEQQRGRLAEAEERLLGSIAIAGAHRPTARWSLVLLLRPQGRFDEARRIFLEGFDEHPEPIEALKVLYWLDVDPFPVETVRRDLTEAHRLAPDDDRVWLGLAHLATRSGWFDEAKDWLDRCLDRRPNDPVVWQARLDWALAADRPADAAEALTHLPYAPNSEAEVLRLRAWFARRNGDRALERSSLEQLDQMTPGQTEVLDRLAALAAEEGRPDDSSRYRAERSRLEAHRKAYVALLLGDDPLSQAPALSETAAALGRRFDADAWRSLAEGRPAEVAAVASSNARDPRTLAELLPGVASNTSDEPRSTSQPPDVLIPRFEDATASAGLDFQHDNGQIPGRLVLPETGAGGVALLDFDGDGWLDLYAVQAGPFPPPPDTPNADRLYRNRGNGTFEDVSQSSGIAAMPGGYGHGVTVGDIDHDGHPDLFVTRWRSYALYRNRGDGTFEDITASSGLGGDRDWPTSAAFADLDGDGDLDLYVCHYLRWNEHGDTTCLDPDDPTKYACNPIDFPALPDRVFRNDDGRFVEVTQEAGFAVTPGRGLGVVASDVNDDGRVDLFVANDMTADFLFMNRGDFRFEEVGAVAGIAANAHGNYQAGMGTAVGDLDGDTRLDLLVTNYYEESTSFFRNLGGGFFADQTSEINLKAPSRHLLGFGLTLLDANLDGRLDLLSANGHVHDGRPSYPWTMPPQLLLGSPNGRLIDPGPAPGPPFDRLYLGRGLAVGDLDNDGLPDAILQAQNAPLLFLHNQTEGAGHFLVLRLEGTESNRDAVGAIVTVEAGDRRQVATRFGGGSYQSASDGRLHFGLGDAETIDSVEIRWPSGRVERFDSLDADTGYLLREGDPTPDPLPGFPSLEQANP; encoded by the coding sequence ATGCGACCGCGATGGGCCTGGCTGGCCGCTCTCGTGCTGGCCGTCGGCTTCGGTGTGAGCGTCTGGTTCGTCCGCGACGCGCAAAACCGGCGCTTCGAGCAATCGCTCGGCGAGGCCCGCGAGGCCCTGCTCGACGGCCGACTTGCCACCGCTCGCCGTCAGCTTGCCGAACTCGCCGACCACCGCCCCACCCACGGCGAAACCCTCTACCTGCTCGGCCTTTGTGAACAGCAGCTTGGCAACCCCTCCCGCGCCGAGGAGGCCTGGCAGCGCATCCCTGCCGACGCTCCCGACCTTGGCCCGGCCCTCGTCCAGTGGGCCGAGATCGAGCAACAGCGCGGCCGGCTTGCCGAGGCCGAGGAGCGGCTGCTCGGCTCGATCGCCATTGCCGGGGCTCACCGCCCGACGGCTCGCTGGTCCCTCGTCCTCTTGCTTCGCCCCCAGGGTCGATTCGACGAGGCCCGCCGGATCTTCCTCGAAGGGTTCGACGAGCACCCCGAACCGATCGAGGCGCTGAAGGTCCTCTACTGGCTCGACGTCGACCCCTTCCCCGTCGAGACCGTTCGCCGAGACCTGACCGAAGCCCACCGCCTCGCACCCGACGACGACCGCGTCTGGCTGGGTCTGGCCCACCTGGCCACCCGATCCGGTTGGTTCGACGAGGCCAAAGACTGGCTCGACCGCTGCCTCGATCGCCGACCAAACGACCCGGTCGTCTGGCAAGCTCGGCTCGACTGGGCCCTCGCCGCCGACCGGCCCGCCGACGCCGCCGAGGCCCTCACCCACCTGCCCTACGCCCCCAACTCCGAGGCCGAGGTCCTTCGGCTCCGCGCCTGGTTCGCCCGCCGCAACGGCGACCGAGCACTCGAACGGTCGAGCCTCGAACAGCTCGACCAGATGACTCCCGGCCAAACCGAGGTCCTCGACCGCCTCGCCGCCCTTGCCGCCGAGGAAGGACGCCCCGACGATTCGAGCCGTTACCGCGCCGAGCGTTCTCGGCTCGAAGCGCATCGTAAAGCCTATGTCGCCTTGCTCCTCGGCGACGACCCCTTGAGCCAGGCCCCTGCCCTCTCGGAAACGGCCGCAGCCCTCGGCCGTCGCTTCGACGCCGACGCCTGGCGATCGCTCGCCGAGGGCCGTCCGGCCGAGGTCGCGGCGGTGGCATCGTCGAACGCTCGCGACCCTCGAACACTCGCCGAACTGCTTCCCGGCGTCGCCTCGAACACCTCGGACGAACCGCGATCGACCTCCCAACCCCCCGACGTGCTGATCCCTCGATTCGAAGATGCCACCGCCTCGGCCGGGCTCGACTTTCAGCACGACAACGGCCAGATCCCCGGCCGCCTCGTCCTTCCCGAGACCGGCGCGGGGGGTGTTGCTCTGCTCGACTTCGACGGCGATGGCTGGCTCGACCTTTACGCCGTGCAGGCCGGCCCGTTTCCTCCCCCTCCCGACACTCCCAACGCCGACCGCCTCTACCGCAACCGGGGGAATGGCACGTTTGAAGACGTGTCCCAATCCTCCGGAATTGCCGCCATGCCCGGCGGATACGGTCACGGCGTCACCGTTGGCGACATCGACCACGACGGGCATCCCGACCTGTTCGTCACCCGATGGCGCTCGTATGCCCTCTACCGCAACCGAGGCGACGGCACCTTTGAGGACATCACGGCATCAAGCGGGCTCGGAGGCGATCGCGACTGGCCGACCTCGGCCGCCTTCGCCGACCTCGACGGCGATGGAGACCTCGACCTCTACGTCTGCCACTACCTCCGTTGGAATGAGCACGGCGACACCACCTGTCTCGACCCCGACGACCCCACCAAATATGCCTGCAATCCGATCGACTTCCCCGCCCTGCCCGACCGCGTCTTCCGCAACGACGACGGACGCTTCGTCGAGGTCACGCAGGAGGCCGGCTTCGCCGTCACCCCCGGCCGAGGGCTGGGTGTCGTCGCCAGCGACGTGAATGACGACGGCCGGGTCGATCTGTTCGTCGCCAACGACATGACGGCCGATTTCCTGTTCATGAACCGTGGTGACTTTCGGTTCGAGGAGGTGGGCGCGGTCGCCGGCATCGCCGCCAACGCCCACGGCAACTACCAGGCCGGAATGGGAACGGCCGTCGGCGACCTCGACGGCGATACCCGGCTCGATCTGCTCGTCACCAACTACTATGAAGAATCGACCTCCTTCTTCCGGAACCTCGGCGGCGGCTTCTTCGCCGATCAAACAAGCGAGATCAACCTGAAGGCCCCCAGCCGCCACCTGCTCGGCTTCGGCCTGACCTTGCTCGACGCCAACCTCGACGGCCGGCTTGATCTCTTGAGCGCCAACGGACACGTCCACGACGGCCGCCCGTCGTACCCCTGGACCATGCCCCCGCAACTCTTGCTCGGCAGTCCCAACGGCCGCCTGATCGACCCCGGCCCCGCTCCCGGCCCTCCCTTCGACCGCCTTTACCTCGGTCGCGGCCTGGCCGTGGGCGACCTCGACAACGATGGCCTGCCCGACGCCATCCTTCAGGCTCAGAACGCGCCCCTCCTCTTCCTCCACAACCAGACCGAAGGGGCCGGGCATTTTCTCGTCCTGCGGCTCGAAGGAACCGAATCCAACCGCGACGCCGTCGGCGCGATCGTCACGGTCGAGGCCGGCGATCGTCGTCAGGTGGCCACCCGGTTCGGCGGCGGCAGCTACCAGTCGGCCAGCGACGGCCGCCTCCACTTCGGCCTCGGCGATGCCGAGACGATCGATTCGGTCGAAATCCGCTGGCCCTCTGGTCGCGTCGAGCGATTCGACTCCCTCGACGCCGACACCGGATACCTTCTCCGCGAAGGTGATCCCACGCCCGATCCGCTCCCCGGGTTTCCTTCGCTCGAGCAGGCAAACCCTTAA
- a CDS encoding heparan-alpha-glucosaminide N-acetyltransferase domain-containing protein codes for MSSMAGTGRIASMDQFRGYTVAGMFVVNFLGAFAVIHSVLKHNNTYFSYADSIMPSFLFACGFSYRLSLLRRLDQVGPSLAYRRILWRSLGLVLISLVVYGVGFSFKSWDEMTGQGVLRALAELLKADAWEVLAIIGVCQLLILPVVARSAWTRFGTMIGFSAAHFLMSYSFNYDFVSGQPNWMDDLWGTSGRRAWDGGFFGLLHWSVPMLAGTLAFDIINAAGRSRGSAAARMIAWGTLIMIVAYALSCFSTLYTADDRRTRENGEPIDIANSPVIPPLDRLADRSPANLLATAPLVEPEVPAKNYWMMDKRIVTIPFIWFSTGFALALYGLFVIACDRFGASLELFRLLGMNPLAAYIIHGIVERTVYAFVPRDSPLWWTMVGLVIFFAITLVFVRFLDRQKIYLRL; via the coding sequence ATGAGTTCGATGGCAGGGACCGGCCGAATTGCCTCGATGGACCAGTTCCGCGGCTACACGGTCGCGGGCATGTTTGTGGTGAACTTCCTCGGCGCGTTCGCCGTCATCCACTCGGTCCTGAAGCACAATAACACGTACTTCAGCTATGCCGATTCGATCATGCCGAGCTTCCTGTTCGCCTGCGGCTTCTCGTATCGGCTCAGCCTCCTGCGCCGCCTCGATCAGGTCGGGCCGTCGCTCGCGTACCGCCGAATTCTCTGGAGGAGCCTCGGCCTGGTCTTGATCTCGCTGGTCGTTTATGGCGTCGGCTTCAGCTTCAAATCGTGGGACGAGATGACCGGCCAGGGGGTTCTCCGCGCGCTGGCCGAGCTGCTCAAGGCCGACGCCTGGGAAGTTCTGGCGATCATCGGCGTCTGCCAGCTCCTCATCCTGCCTGTTGTCGCCCGGTCGGCCTGGACCCGATTCGGCACGATGATCGGATTCTCGGCCGCCCACTTCCTCATGTCGTACTCCTTCAATTATGACTTTGTCTCCGGCCAGCCGAACTGGATGGATGACCTCTGGGGCACGTCCGGCCGCCGCGCCTGGGATGGCGGCTTCTTCGGCCTCCTGCACTGGTCGGTCCCCATGCTCGCCGGCACCCTCGCCTTCGACATCATCAACGCCGCCGGACGCTCCCGAGGGTCGGCCGCCGCTCGGATGATTGCCTGGGGCACGCTCATCATGATCGTCGCCTACGCCCTCTCTTGCTTCAGCACGCTGTACACCGCCGACGACCGCCGCACTCGGGAAAACGGCGAGCCGATCGACATTGCCAACTCCCCCGTTATCCCCCCCCTCGACCGCCTCGCCGACCGCTCCCCGGCCAACTTGCTCGCCACCGCCCCTCTGGTCGAGCCCGAAGTCCCGGCCAAGAACTACTGGATGATGGACAAGCGCATCGTCACCATCCCCTTCATCTGGTTCAGCACCGGCTTCGCCCTCGCGCTGTACGGCCTGTTCGTGATCGCTTGCGATCGCTTCGGCGCCTCGCTCGAACTGTTCCGCCTGCTCGGCATGAACCCCCTGGCCGCTTACATCATCCACGGTATCGTGGAACGAACCGTTTATGCCTTTGTTCCCAGGGATTCCCCCCTCTGGTGGACGATGGTCGGCCTGGTGATTTTCTTTGCCATCACCCTCGTCTTCGTCCGCTTTCTGGACCGTCAGAAGATTTACCTGCGCCTTTGA
- a CDS encoding PSD1 and planctomycete cytochrome C domain-containing protein, whose translation MSLAPKSVDRGSGRGITTAAALAIVLGMAPQVRASADEAEGLALFEAKIRPVLIEQCYSCHSAEHDAAKGGLRLDTRAAMLQGGDGGPAVEPGDPELSLLIEAIRYDSYVQMPPSNKLAPEVITAFEQWVEMGAPDPRDDDTPAPSEPSAEGIDWDAARSSWTYQAPKRSEPPEVSDPAWVQSSIDAFILARLDDAGLAPNPEADRRTLARRLSIDLVGLPPDPAEVEAFVADPSPDAVDQYVDRLLASPHFGERWARVWLDLARYAEDQAHIVGNDTSLTYPNAYLYRDWLIGALNDDMPYDTFIRRQLAADLIEPANTDELAALGFIGLGPKYYRRNSPEVMAEEWEDRVDVVSRGLLGLTVACARCHDHKYDPISTEDYYALAGVFASTVMFNQPLTDECELGKDGGAKAPEEAMHIIKDSDPKDLNVFIRGNVEQKGPVARRHFLSVLSEGEPIPLGDDSSSGRLDLAEAIIDPSNPLTARVFVNRVWGQLFGQSIVGTPSNFGILGEKASHPELLDDLAARFVTEWGWSLKTLVRELATSSTYRQSSTITDAHRAIDPENTLYARASRKRLVVESWRDSILAASGTLDRTVGGPSIDPSDPEVGRRTLYSKISRLELHPMLARFDFPDPNAHSDGRARTTTPLQKLFVLNSPFVTHHADRLADRLASEAGDDPDARIDLAYRLLYARPPSKAETQLALSFLGSDSCDDSERWAVYAQALLASNEFLLID comes from the coding sequence ATGAGCCTTGCCCCCAAGTCGGTTGATCGCGGGAGCGGTCGAGGAATCACCACGGCCGCCGCCCTGGCCATCGTGCTGGGAATGGCTCCGCAGGTCCGCGCTTCGGCCGACGAGGCTGAAGGACTCGCTTTGTTCGAGGCAAAGATTCGACCGGTCCTGATCGAGCAGTGCTACAGTTGCCACTCGGCCGAGCACGACGCCGCCAAGGGAGGGCTGCGGCTCGACACCCGCGCCGCCATGCTTCAGGGAGGCGATGGCGGTCCGGCCGTCGAGCCGGGTGACCCGGAACTGAGCCTGCTCATCGAGGCCATTCGCTACGACTCGTATGTCCAGATGCCCCCCTCCAACAAACTCGCCCCCGAGGTGATCACCGCCTTCGAACAGTGGGTCGAGATGGGAGCCCCCGACCCCCGCGACGACGACACCCCCGCCCCCTCCGAACCTTCGGCCGAAGGAATCGACTGGGACGCCGCCCGCTCCTCCTGGACCTATCAGGCCCCGAAGCGCTCCGAACCGCCCGAGGTTTCCGACCCCGCCTGGGTCCAATCTTCGATTGATGCCTTCATTCTTGCTCGCCTTGATGATGCCGGCCTGGCGCCAAACCCCGAGGCCGACCGCCGGACCCTCGCTCGCCGCCTCTCGATCGACCTGGTCGGCCTACCTCCCGACCCGGCCGAGGTCGAGGCGTTCGTGGCTGACCCTTCGCCCGACGCCGTCGACCAGTACGTCGATCGTCTGCTCGCTTCCCCTCACTTCGGCGAGCGCTGGGCGCGCGTCTGGCTCGATCTGGCCCGCTATGCCGAGGACCAGGCCCATATCGTCGGCAACGACACCTCGCTGACCTATCCCAACGCCTACCTCTATCGCGACTGGTTGATCGGTGCGCTCAACGACGACATGCCTTACGACACCTTCATCCGTCGCCAGCTCGCCGCCGACCTGATCGAACCGGCCAACACCGACGAACTGGCCGCGCTCGGCTTCATCGGCCTCGGCCCGAAGTACTACCGCCGCAACTCCCCTGAGGTCATGGCCGAGGAGTGGGAGGACCGGGTCGATGTCGTCTCCCGAGGTCTGCTCGGCCTGACGGTCGCCTGCGCCCGCTGCCACGATCACAAGTATGATCCGATTTCGACCGAAGACTACTACGCCCTGGCCGGGGTCTTCGCCAGCACCGTCATGTTCAACCAGCCGCTCACCGACGAGTGCGAGCTGGGAAAGGATGGCGGCGCCAAGGCTCCCGAAGAGGCCATGCACATCATCAAGGACTCCGACCCGAAGGACTTGAACGTTTTCATCCGCGGCAACGTCGAGCAAAAAGGGCCGGTGGCCCGCCGCCACTTCCTCTCGGTCCTCTCCGAGGGCGAGCCCATCCCCCTGGGAGACGACTCCTCCAGCGGTCGGCTCGACCTGGCCGAGGCGATCATCGATCCGAGCAATCCCCTGACGGCCCGCGTCTTCGTCAACCGCGTCTGGGGGCAACTGTTCGGCCAGTCGATCGTGGGCACGCCGAGCAACTTCGGCATCCTGGGTGAAAAGGCCTCGCATCCCGAACTGCTCGACGACCTGGCCGCTCGGTTCGTCACCGAGTGGGGTTGGTCGCTCAAGACCCTCGTCCGCGAGCTGGCCACCTCCAGCACCTATCGCCAGTCAAGCACCATTACCGACGCCCACCGCGCGATCGATCCTGAGAACACCCTCTACGCCCGTGCCAGCCGCAAGCGCCTGGTGGTCGAGAGCTGGCGCGATTCGATTCTGGCCGCCTCCGGCACTCTCGACCGCACCGTCGGCGGCCCGTCGATCGACCCGAGCGATCCCGAAGTCGGCCGCCGAACCCTCTACAGCAAGATCAGCCGCCTGGAGCTGCACCCGATGCTCGCCCGGTTCGACTTCCCCGATCCGAACGCCCACAGCGACGGCCGAGCCCGCACCACCACTCCGCTTCAGAAGCTCTTTGTCCTCAACAGCCCGTTCGTCACCCACCACGCCGATCGCCTGGCCGATCGCCTGGCGAGCGAGGCCGGCGACGACCCGGACGCCCGGATCGACCTGGCGTACCGCCTGCTTTACGCCCGCCCTCCCAGCAAGGCCGAAACGCAACTGGCCCTCTCCTTCCTCGGCTCCGACTCCTGCGACGACTCCGAGCGCTGGGCGGTCTATGCTCAGGCGTTGCTCGCGTCGAATGAATTTCTCCTGATCGACTGA